A portion of the Phycodurus eques isolate BA_2022a chromosome 3, UOR_Pequ_1.1, whole genome shotgun sequence genome contains these proteins:
- the git2a gene encoding ARF GTPase-activating protein GIT2a isoform X4 produces MSKRTRNTEVCADCCVPEPRWASVNRGVLICDECCSVHRSLGRHSSQVRHLTHTPWPPTQLQMVQMLYSNGANSIWEHSLLDPASVMTGKRKANPQDKLHPNKSEFIKAKYQMLAFVHRMPCREDDSSTAKDLSKQLHSSVRTGNLETCLRLLSLGAQANFFHPEKGNTPLHVAAKAGQVSQAELLTVYGADPGAPDSNGKTPIDYAREAGHHDLADRLVEIQYELTDRLAFYLCGRKPDHKNGQHFIVPQMADSSLDLSELAKAAKKKLQSLSNHLFEELAMDVYDEVDRRETDAVWLATQNHSALVTETTVVPFLPVNPEYSSTRNQGRQKLARFNAHEFATLVIDILSDAKRRQQGNSAASPKDNVELLLKNMSARPCSDSQDNDQPDYDSVASDEDTDQELPSSKGDRTKSLDSDLSDGPITMQEYLEVKNALSASEAKIQHLLKANSNLSDELRLMQKKKEKGAFVTTSSSLPSFPSNLSWSKDESNLKASKLEKQSSMPESDYDNTVNDSEVDDSGLCRRGRLRSSGRLGEGSSIPELDDAAAESDPTLPSTEDVIRKTEQITKNIQELLRAAQDNKHESFIPCSERIHVAVTEMAALFPKRPRSETVRSSLRLLTSSACRLQSECRKAVPPEGCPGPDMQLVTQQVIQCAYDIAKAAKQLVTITTKENTN; encoded by the exons ATGTCCAAACGCACGAGGAACACGGAGGTGTGCGCAGACTGTTGCGTCCCAG AACCCCGCTGGGCCTCAGTGAACAGGGGCGTGTTGATTTGTGATGAGTGCTGCAGTGTTCATCGAAGTCTGGGTAGACACAGCTCACAAGTTCGCCACTTGACGCACACGCCTTGGCCTCCTACACAGCTACAA ATGGTTCAGATGTTGTACAGCAACGGTGCTAATTCAATTTGGGAGCACTCCCTTCTGgacccagcatctgtgatgactGGAAAACGCAAGGCCAACCCCCAGGACAAATTGCA CCCCAACAAATCAGAATTCATCAAAGCCAAATATCAAATGTTGGCGTTTGTCCACCGCATGCCTTGTCGGGAGGATGACAGCTCGACAGCCAAAGATCTGAGTAAG CAACTGCATTCAAGTGTTCGCACTGGGAATCTTGAGACCTGTTTGCGGTTGCTCTCTCTTGGAGCTCAAGCAAACTTTTTTCACCCT GAAAAAGGAAACACTCCCTTGCATGTGGCAGCTAAGGCAGGACAAGTCTCTCAGGCTGAACTGTTAACTGTTTACGGCGCAGATCCTGGAGCCCCTGATAGCAACGGCAAAACTCCCATTGACTACGCAAG GGAGGCGGGCCACCACGACCTGGCAGATAGACTGGTGGAGATTCAGTATGAGCTGACCGATCGGCTGGCGTTCTACCTCTGTGGGCGAAAACCAG ATCACAAAAATGGGCAGCACTTCATTGTTCCTCAAATGGCTGACAG CAGTTTAGATTTATCGGAACTGGCCAAGGCAGCAAAGAAGAAGCTGCAGTCA CTAAGTAATCATTTGTTCGAGGAGCTGGCCATGGACGTGTATGATGAGGTGGACAGGCGAGAAACTGATGCAG TGTGGCTAGCAACACAGAATCACAGTGCGCTCGTGACGGAGACAACTGTGGTGCCATTCCTTCCTGTCAATCCAGAGTATTCATCCACAAGAAACCAG ggACGCCAGAAACTTGCCAGATTCAACGCACATGAATTTGCAACTCTTGTGATAGACATATTAAGTGATGCAAAGCGGAGACAACAAGGGAATTCAGCAGCCAGCCCCAAAG ATAATGTGGAACTTCTCCTGAAGAATATGTCTGCCAGGCCATGCAGCGACAGCCAGGATAACGACCAGCCCGACTATGATAGCGTAGCGTCTGATGAGGATACAGACCAAGAGCTCCCTTCAAGTAAAGGAGATCGAACGAAG AGCCTGGATTCTGACCTCTCCGACGGCCCAATCACCATGCAGGAGTACCTTGAGGTGAAGAACGCGCTCTCGGCCTCCGAGGCCAAAATCCAGCATCTCCTGAAAGCCAACAGCAACCTGAGCGACGAGCTGCGACTGATGCAGAAAAAG AAGGAAAAGGGGGCTTTTGTGACCACCTCTTCATCCCTCCCCTCATTTCCGTCCAACCTGTCCTGGTCCAAGGATGAAAGTAATCTAAAG GCCTCCAAGTTAGAGAAGCAGAGCAGCATGCCTGAAAGCGACTATGACAACACAGTCAATGACTCTGAGGTGGACGATTCAGG TTTGTGCAGGagagggaggctgaggagcagTGGCCGACTGGGGGAGGGCAGCTCCATCCCTGAGCTGGATGACGCGGCGGCGGAGTCGGACCCGACACTTCCCAGCACCGAGGACGTCATCCGCAAAACCGAGCAGATCACCAAGAATATTCAGGAGCTCCTGCGAGCAGCTCAGGATAACAAACATGAGAG CTTCATACCCTGCTCAGAAAGAATACACGTTGCTGTAACAGAAATGGCTGCGCTTTTTCCGAAG AGGCCACGCTCGGAGACCGTGAGAAGCTCTCTGCGCTTGTTGACCTCCAGCGCGTGCAGGCTTCAGAGCGAGTGCAGGAAGGCGGTGCCTCCAGAAGGCTGCCCGGGACCGGACATGCAGCTTGTCACCCAGCAGGTCATCCAATGTGCTTACGATATTGCCAAGGCAGCCAAGCAGCTTGTCACCATCACCACGAAGGAGAACACCAACTGA
- the git2a gene encoding ARF GTPase-activating protein GIT2a isoform X5, producing the protein MSKRTRNTEVCADCCVPEPRWASVNRGVLICDECCSVHRSLGRHSSQVRHLTHTPWPPTQLQMVQMLYSNGANSIWEHSLLDPASVMTGKRKANPQDKLHPNKSEFIKAKYQMLAFVHRMPCREDDSSTAKDLSKQLHSSVRTGNLETCLRLLSLGAQANFFHPEKGNTPLHVAAKAGQVSQAELLTVYGADPGAPDSNGKTPIDYAREAGHHDLADRLVEIQYELTDRLAFYLCGRKPDHKNGQHFIVPQMADSSLDLSELAKAAKKKLQSLSNHLFEELAMDVYDEVDRRETDAVWLATQNHSALVTETTVVPFLPVNPEYSSTRNQGRQKLARFNAHEFATLVIDILSDAKRRQQGNSAASPKDNVELLLKNMSARPCSDSQDNDQPDYDSVASDEDTDQELPSSKGDRTKSLDSDLSDGPITMQEYLEVKNALSASEAKIQHLLKANSNLSDELRLMQKKASKLEKQSSMPESDYDNTVNDSEVDDSGLCRRGRLRSSGRLGEGSSIPELDDAAAESDPTLPSTEDVIRKTEQITKNIQELLRAAQDNKHESFIPCSERIHVAVTEMAALFPKRPRSETVRSSLRLLTSSACRLQSECRKAVPPEGCPGPDMQLVTQQVIQCAYDIAKAAKQLVTITTKENTN; encoded by the exons ATGTCCAAACGCACGAGGAACACGGAGGTGTGCGCAGACTGTTGCGTCCCAG AACCCCGCTGGGCCTCAGTGAACAGGGGCGTGTTGATTTGTGATGAGTGCTGCAGTGTTCATCGAAGTCTGGGTAGACACAGCTCACAAGTTCGCCACTTGACGCACACGCCTTGGCCTCCTACACAGCTACAA ATGGTTCAGATGTTGTACAGCAACGGTGCTAATTCAATTTGGGAGCACTCCCTTCTGgacccagcatctgtgatgactGGAAAACGCAAGGCCAACCCCCAGGACAAATTGCA CCCCAACAAATCAGAATTCATCAAAGCCAAATATCAAATGTTGGCGTTTGTCCACCGCATGCCTTGTCGGGAGGATGACAGCTCGACAGCCAAAGATCTGAGTAAG CAACTGCATTCAAGTGTTCGCACTGGGAATCTTGAGACCTGTTTGCGGTTGCTCTCTCTTGGAGCTCAAGCAAACTTTTTTCACCCT GAAAAAGGAAACACTCCCTTGCATGTGGCAGCTAAGGCAGGACAAGTCTCTCAGGCTGAACTGTTAACTGTTTACGGCGCAGATCCTGGAGCCCCTGATAGCAACGGCAAAACTCCCATTGACTACGCAAG GGAGGCGGGCCACCACGACCTGGCAGATAGACTGGTGGAGATTCAGTATGAGCTGACCGATCGGCTGGCGTTCTACCTCTGTGGGCGAAAACCAG ATCACAAAAATGGGCAGCACTTCATTGTTCCTCAAATGGCTGACAG CAGTTTAGATTTATCGGAACTGGCCAAGGCAGCAAAGAAGAAGCTGCAGTCA CTAAGTAATCATTTGTTCGAGGAGCTGGCCATGGACGTGTATGATGAGGTGGACAGGCGAGAAACTGATGCAG TGTGGCTAGCAACACAGAATCACAGTGCGCTCGTGACGGAGACAACTGTGGTGCCATTCCTTCCTGTCAATCCAGAGTATTCATCCACAAGAAACCAG ggACGCCAGAAACTTGCCAGATTCAACGCACATGAATTTGCAACTCTTGTGATAGACATATTAAGTGATGCAAAGCGGAGACAACAAGGGAATTCAGCAGCCAGCCCCAAAG ATAATGTGGAACTTCTCCTGAAGAATATGTCTGCCAGGCCATGCAGCGACAGCCAGGATAACGACCAGCCCGACTATGATAGCGTAGCGTCTGATGAGGATACAGACCAAGAGCTCCCTTCAAGTAAAGGAGATCGAACGAAG AGCCTGGATTCTGACCTCTCCGACGGCCCAATCACCATGCAGGAGTACCTTGAGGTGAAGAACGCGCTCTCGGCCTCCGAGGCCAAAATCCAGCATCTCCTGAAAGCCAACAGCAACCTGAGCGACGAGCTGCGACTGATGCAGAAAAAG GCCTCCAAGTTAGAGAAGCAGAGCAGCATGCCTGAAAGCGACTATGACAACACAGTCAATGACTCTGAGGTGGACGATTCAGG TTTGTGCAGGagagggaggctgaggagcagTGGCCGACTGGGGGAGGGCAGCTCCATCCCTGAGCTGGATGACGCGGCGGCGGAGTCGGACCCGACACTTCCCAGCACCGAGGACGTCATCCGCAAAACCGAGCAGATCACCAAGAATATTCAGGAGCTCCTGCGAGCAGCTCAGGATAACAAACATGAGAG CTTCATACCCTGCTCAGAAAGAATACACGTTGCTGTAACAGAAATGGCTGCGCTTTTTCCGAAG AGGCCACGCTCGGAGACCGTGAGAAGCTCTCTGCGCTTGTTGACCTCCAGCGCGTGCAGGCTTCAGAGCGAGTGCAGGAAGGCGGTGCCTCCAGAAGGCTGCCCGGGACCGGACATGCAGCTTGTCACCCAGCAGGTCATCCAATGTGCTTACGATATTGCCAAGGCAGCCAAGCAGCTTGTCACCATCACCACGAAGGAGAACACCAACTGA